A portion of the Rhinopithecus roxellana isolate Shanxi Qingling chromosome 19, ASM756505v1, whole genome shotgun sequence genome contains these proteins:
- the TEX19 gene encoding testis-expressed protein 19, translating to MCPPVSVRYEEEGMSYLYAFWMYQLQHGDQLSICFTCFKAAFLDLKDLLESEDWEEDNWDPELMEHTDAESEQEGSSGMELSWGQSPGQPAQEGSEAWGLGTLASAPEGSEDAGLDPHVVPTELGPQEAVPLVLGLEDADWTQGLPWRFEGLLTCSHWPSFFPS from the coding sequence ATGTGCCCTCCGGTCAGCGTGCGGTATGAGGAAGAGGGCATGTCCTACCTCTACGCCTTCTGGATGTATCAGCTTCAACATGGAGATCAGCTAAGCATTTGCTTCACTTGCTTCAAGGCTGCCTTTCTAGACCTTAAAGACTTGCTGGAGTCAGAGGACTGGGAAGAAGACAACTGGGACCCTGAGCTGATGGAGCATACTGACGCAGAGTCGGAGCAGGAGGGGTCCTCAGGGATGGAGCTGAGCTGGGGGCAGAGTCCAGGACAGCCTGCGCAGGAGGGTTCTGAGGCATGGGGGCTAGGGACCCTGGCATCAGCCCCAGAAGGGTCGGAAGATGCAGGTCTGGACCCCCACGTTGTGCCCACTGAACTAGGGCCTCAGGAGGCTGTACCCCTGGTCCTGGGCCTTGAGGATGCTGACTGGACCCAGGGTCTGCCCTGGAGATTTGAGGGGCTTCTTACCTGCTCACACTGGCCAAGCTTCTTTCCTTCATAG
- the UTS2R gene encoding urotensin-2 receptor, whose amino-acid sequence MALTPESRSSFPGLAATGSSVPEPPGSPNATLNSSWASPTEPSSLEDLVATGAIGTLLSAMGVVGVVGNAYTLVVTCRSLRAVASMYIYVVNLALADLLYLLSIPFIVATYITKEWHFGDVGCRVLFSLDFLTMHASIFTLTVMSSERYAAVLRPLDTVQRPKGYRKLLALGTWLLALLLTLPVMLAMRLVRRGPKSLCLPAWGPRAHRAYLTLLFATSIAGPGLLIGLLYARLARAYRRSQRASFKRARRPGARALRLVLGIVLLFWACFLPFWLWQLLAQYREAPLAPRTARIVNYLTTCLTYGNSCANPFLYTLLTRNYRDHLRGRVRSPGSGGVRGRVPSLQPRARFQRGSGRSLSSCSPQPTESLVLAPAAPAGPALESPRDPA is encoded by the coding sequence ATGGCACTGACCCCTGAGTCCCGGAGCAGCTTCCCTGGGCTGGCCGCCACCGGCAGCTCTGTGCCGGAGCCGCCTGGCAGCCCCAACGCAACCCTCAACAGCTCCTGGGCCAGCCCGACGGAGCCCAGCTCCCTGGAGGACCTGGTGGCCACGGGTGCCATTGGGACTCTGCTGTCAGCCATGGGCGTGGTGGGCGTGGTGGGCAACGCCTACACGCTGGTGGTCACCTGCCGCTCCCTGCGCGCGGTGGCCTCCATGTACATCTACGTGGTCAACCTGGCGCTGGCTGACCTGCTGTACCTGCTCAGCATCCCCTTCATCGTGGCCACCTACATCACCAAGGAGTGGCACTTCGGGGATGTGGGCTGCCGCGTGCtcttcagcctggacttcctgACCATGCACGCCAGCATCTTCACGCTGACCGTCATGAGCAGCGAGCGCTACGCCGCGGTGCTGCGGCCGCTGGACACCGTGCAGCGCCCCAAGGGCTACCGCAAGCTGCTGGCGCTGGGCACCTGGCTGCTGGCACTGCTGCTGACGCTGCCCGTGATGCTGGCCATGCGGTTGGTGCGCCGGGGCCCCAAGAGCCTGTGCCTGCCCGCCTGGGGCCCGCGCGCCCACCGCGCCTACCTGACGCTGCTCTTCGCCACCAGCATCGCGGGGCCCGGGCTGCTCATCGGGCTACTCTACGCGCGTCTGGCCCGCGCCTACCGCCGCTCGCAGCGCGCCTCCTTCAAGCGGGCCCGGCGGCCGGGGGCGCGCGCGCTGCGCCTGGTGCTGGGCATCGTGCTGCTCTTCTGGGCCTGCTTCCTGCCCTTCTGGCTGTGGCAGCTGCTCGCCCAGTACCGCGAGGCCCCGCTGGCGCCGCGGACGGCGCGCATCGTCAACTACCTGACCACCTGCCTCACCTACGGCAACAGCTGCGCCAACCCCTTCCTCTACACGCTGCTCACCAGGAACTACCGCGACCACCTACGCGGCCGCGTGCGGAGCCCGGGCAGCGGCGGAGTCCGGGGGCGCGTTCCCTCCCTGCAGCCCCGCGCCCGCTTCCAGCGCGGTTCCGGCCGCTCCCTGTCTTCCTGCAGCCCACAGCCCACGGAGAGCCTCGTGCTGGCCCCGGCGGCCCCGGCCGGACCTGCGCTGGAGAGTCCCAGGGACCCGGCGTGA